The Niallia alba genome includes a window with the following:
- a CDS encoding DUF72 domain-containing protein: MIHIGLTGWGDHTSLYGKNTSSQNKLFEYAGYFPTVEVDASFYAVQSVHNAETWVRKTPDSFQFIVKAYQGMTGHNREDTPYSSNEEMFSAFIDSLVPYRKAGKLAMVLFQFPPWFDCTKGNVQYLRACRKKMGDIPRALEFRHQSWFEPKYREGTLRFMKEENWIHSICDEPQVKPGSVPTVLEVGGEEKVLIRLHGRNHYGWQQNNNPNWREVRYLYRYNTVELKEWAENIRQLEKICRDIYVVFNNNSGGDAADNGKELIKLLNIEYTNLAPRQLDLF, from the coding sequence TTGATTCATATTGGTTTAACAGGTTGGGGAGACCATACTAGTCTTTATGGAAAAAATACTTCATCACAAAATAAGTTATTCGAATATGCCGGTTATTTTCCTACTGTAGAAGTGGATGCTTCTTTTTATGCGGTGCAATCAGTGCATAATGCAGAAACTTGGGTAAGGAAAACACCTGATTCTTTTCAGTTTATTGTAAAGGCATATCAAGGAATGACGGGACATAATCGCGAAGATACTCCGTACTCCTCGAATGAAGAAATGTTTTCTGCATTTATCGATTCCTTAGTACCGTATAGAAAAGCAGGGAAACTAGCAATGGTCTTGTTTCAATTTCCACCTTGGTTTGATTGTACAAAGGGAAATGTCCAGTATTTAAGAGCATGTAGGAAAAAGATGGGAGATATTCCTCGTGCTCTTGAATTTCGACATCAGTCTTGGTTTGAGCCTAAGTATCGAGAAGGAACGCTTCGGTTTATGAAGGAAGAAAATTGGATTCATAGTATTTGTGATGAACCGCAAGTAAAGCCAGGTTCTGTTCCTACTGTACTGGAAGTTGGCGGTGAAGAAAAAGTACTGATTCGTCTTCATGGTAGAAATCATTATGGATGGCAGCAAAACAATAATCCAAACTGGCGAGAAGTTCGTTATTTATACCGATATAATACTGTTGAATTAAAAGAGTGGGCAGAAAATATTCGCCAGCTTGAAAAGATATGTAGGGATATTTATGTTGTTTTTAATAATAACTCTGGTGGAGATGCTGCCGACAATGGGAAAGAGCTTATTAAATTGCTAAATATAGAATATACGAATTTAGCTCCAAGACAATTAGATTTATTTTAA
- a CDS encoding gluconate 5-dehydrogenase: MTFGMDKFRIDGKVALVTGAVYGIGFEIASALSKAGAKIVFNSLNQESVEQALRSYEEAGIEAKGYVFDVTDEEAVQAAIVQIKEEVGPIDILVNNAGIIKRIPMVEMSAEDFRQVVDVDLNGPFIVSKAVIPDMIQNGGGKIINICSMMSELGRETVSAYAAAKGGLKMLTKNIASEYGEYNIQCNGIGPGYIATPQTAPLREKQADGSRHPFDQFIIGKTPAARWGNPEDLAGSAVFLASEASNFVNGHILYVDGGILAYIGKQP; encoded by the coding sequence ATGACATTTGGAATGGATAAATTCCGCATAGACGGAAAAGTTGCATTAGTAACAGGAGCAGTTTACGGAATTGGTTTTGAAATTGCAAGCGCCCTATCAAAAGCGGGAGCAAAAATTGTATTTAATTCTTTAAATCAAGAATCTGTAGAGCAAGCTCTTCGAAGTTATGAAGAAGCTGGAATAGAAGCGAAAGGCTATGTTTTTGATGTAACAGACGAAGAAGCGGTGCAAGCAGCGATTGTGCAAATCAAAGAAGAGGTTGGTCCCATTGATATTTTAGTAAACAATGCTGGGATCATCAAGCGTATTCCAATGGTAGAAATGTCAGCAGAAGACTTCCGTCAAGTAGTGGATGTAGACCTGAATGGACCGTTTATCGTTTCAAAAGCAGTTATTCCCGACATGATTCAAAATGGTGGCGGTAAAATCATTAACATTTGCTCCATGATGAGTGAGCTTGGTCGTGAAACGGTAAGTGCCTATGCTGCCGCAAAAGGAGGACTAAAAATGCTCACAAAGAATATTGCTTCTGAATATGGAGAATACAATATTCAATGTAATGGAATTGGACCTGGTTATATTGCGACACCACAAACAGCTCCATTACGCGAAAAGCAAGCAGATGGATCCCGTCATCCATTTGATCAGTTTATTATAGGAAAAACACCTGCTGCTCGTTGGGGAAATCCTGAGGACCTAGCTGGTTCAGCTGTATTTTTAGCATCCGAAGCATCAAACTTTGTTAATGGGCATATTCTCTATGTTGATGGGGGAATATTGGCTTATATTGGTAAACAGCCTTAA
- the kduI gene encoding 5-dehydro-4-deoxy-D-glucuronate isomerase: METRYTHSPEDIRHYSTEQLRKEFLVEKVFIPGEISLTYTHNDRMIFGGVTPTEMSLEISLDKQLGVDYFLERRELGVINIGGPGYIEIDGEKEEMKKQDGYYIGKETRHVVFFSEDPKNPAKFYISSVPAHHKYPNVKISIDNIKPMETGEPLTLNQRKIYQYIHPNVCESCQLQMGYTILEPGSAWNTMPSHTHERRMEAYVYFDMEEDTRIFHMMGKPDETKHLVMSSEQAAISPSWSIHSGVGTSNYSFIWAMCGENITYTDMDMIPMDKLK, encoded by the coding sequence ATGGAAACGCGTTATACACATAGCCCAGAGGATATTCGTCATTACTCTACAGAACAATTACGAAAAGAGTTTTTAGTAGAAAAAGTGTTTATACCTGGAGAAATTAGTTTGACTTATACACATAATGACCGCATGATTTTCGGTGGAGTTACGCCAACGGAAATGTCATTGGAAATTAGTTTAGATAAACAATTAGGTGTAGATTATTTCTTGGAACGTCGCGAGCTTGGAGTCATTAATATTGGAGGCCCTGGTTATATCGAAATCGATGGAGAAAAAGAAGAAATGAAAAAGCAAGATGGTTATTATATTGGCAAAGAAACACGTCATGTAGTCTTTTTTTCTGAAGATCCAAAAAATCCAGCTAAATTTTACATTAGTTCTGTGCCAGCCCACCACAAATATCCAAATGTGAAAATTAGTATTGATAACATTAAACCGATGGAAACCGGTGAACCGTTAACATTAAATCAACGAAAAATATATCAATACATACATCCAAATGTATGTGAAAGTTGCCAATTGCAAATGGGTTATACCATTTTAGAACCTGGTAGTGCATGGAATACAATGCCTTCTCATACACATGAAAGACGTATGGAAGCATATGTCTATTTTGATATGGAAGAGGATACGCGTATTTTCCACATGATGGGCAAGCCAGATGAAACAAAGCATCTAGTTATGAGTAGTGAGCAAGCAGCTATTTCGCCAAGCTGGTCTATTCATTCCGGAGTTGGTACAAGTAATTATTCCTTTATATGGGCAATGTGCGGGGAGAATATCACCTATACGGATATGGATATGATTCCGATGGATAAATTGAAATAA
- a CDS encoding sugar kinase, producing the protein MGKVVTLGEIMLRLSTDSGIRIAQAENLHAHYGGGEANVAISLANFGHDVYFASKIPDNGVGEGVKKHLSRYGVHTDFLLSGGSRLGTYYMEAGIGERAANVIYDRAGSSFAEIAESEWQKEELFKNVDIFHISGITPALSSNWKKTTITLIKAAKEAGCKISFDINYRGKLWSQKEAGETITEILPLVDYCSAGKLDAIYLLGIPEYTGDDNELVYYYQEIQKKFPNIAILYSTKRKVLSASSNELIGTLWMNDSYYESQIHLINPIVDRVGGGDALAGGILHGILVQNTPQEIINFASAASALKHTIYGDCNQFSEPEVKSFLLAGSGKINR; encoded by the coding sequence ATGGGGAAGGTTGTCACATTAGGTGAAATCATGCTTCGTCTTTCGACTGATTCTGGAATTCGCATTGCACAGGCCGAAAATCTACATGCTCACTATGGCGGGGGAGAAGCAAATGTAGCAATTTCACTTGCTAATTTTGGCCACGATGTCTATTTTGCAAGCAAAATTCCAGACAATGGTGTAGGAGAAGGAGTAAAAAAGCATTTAAGTCGTTATGGCGTTCATACCGATTTCCTCTTAAGCGGGGGATCTAGATTGGGCACTTATTATATGGAAGCGGGAATTGGTGAAAGAGCAGCGAATGTCATTTATGATCGAGCAGGTTCGAGTTTTGCGGAAATAGCTGAAAGTGAATGGCAAAAGGAAGAACTATTTAAAAATGTCGATATCTTTCATATTTCAGGTATTACTCCTGCTTTATCCTCGAATTGGAAAAAAACAACTATTACGCTCATAAAGGCGGCAAAAGAGGCTGGCTGTAAAATCAGCTTTGATATTAACTATCGAGGTAAATTATGGTCGCAAAAAGAAGCAGGAGAGACAATTACAGAAATTTTGCCGCTGGTAGACTACTGTTCAGCGGGTAAGCTTGATGCTATCTATCTGTTAGGAATTCCTGAATACACTGGCGATGATAATGAATTAGTATACTACTATCAAGAAATACAGAAGAAGTTTCCAAATATCGCTATTTTATATTCTACGAAAAGAAAAGTACTTTCAGCTAGTAGCAATGAATTAATAGGAACATTATGGATGAATGACAGCTACTATGAATCTCAAATACATCTAATTAATCCCATTGTTGATAGAGTAGGAGGAGGGGATGCTTTAGCGGGAGGCATTCTTCATGGAATATTAGTTCAAAACACTCCTCAGGAGATTATTAATTTTGCTTCAGCTGCATCTGCTTTAAAACATACTATTTATGGTGATTGTAATCAATTTAGTGAACCAGAGGTCAAGAGCTTTTTATTAGCTGGCTCTGGAAAAATAAATCGATAG
- a CDS encoding bifunctional 4-hydroxy-2-oxoglutarate aldolase/2-dehydro-3-deoxy-phosphogluconate aldolase: MKRVETLQRLKSAGVIAVVRGNSKEEAVKASSAVVKGGMKGIELTFTVPNADKAISELVEMYKHDSDIVIGAGTVLDAVTARLAIMAGAEYIVSPNFDKETAELCNLYQIPYLPGCLTITEMKEALKAGVDIIKLFPGSAYGPSIVSAFKAPMPQLNIMPTGGVSLENMENWFNAGVVAVGVGGNLLAPVANGDFDKVTEVAGQYMEKFHQIKGA, from the coding sequence ATGAAACGAGTTGAAACGTTACAACGTTTAAAGAGTGCTGGAGTTATCGCGGTAGTTCGCGGTAATAGTAAGGAAGAAGCAGTGAAAGCAAGTAGTGCAGTCGTCAAGGGAGGCATGAAGGGAATCGAATTAACTTTTACCGTTCCCAATGCGGATAAAGCGATTAGTGAATTAGTGGAAATGTATAAGCATGATTCGGATATTGTAATTGGTGCAGGTACTGTTTTAGATGCAGTAACGGCTCGTCTAGCAATTATGGCTGGAGCAGAATACATTGTTAGCCCGAATTTTGATAAAGAAACGGCTGAACTATGTAATCTTTATCAAATACCCTATCTTCCTGGATGTTTAACGATTACGGAGATGAAAGAGGCATTAAAGGCTGGAGTAGATATTATTAAGCTATTCCCTGGTAGTGCTTATGGACCGAGTATCGTTTCCGCTTTCAAAGCGCCGATGCCTCAATTAAATATTATGCCAACTGGCGGGGTAAGCTTGGAAAATATGGAGAACTGGTTCAATGCTGGGGTAGTTGCTGTAGGGGTTGGAGGAAATCTATTAGCACCCGTAGCAAATGGAGACTTTGATAAAGTTACAGAGGTTGCTGGTCAGTATATGGAAAAATTTCATCAAATTAAAGGAGCATAA
- a CDS encoding IclR family transcriptional regulator, whose product MEKTKPYGTVLLRAAKIMDHLSENPNQSLQNIAQNTEMTTSTTLKILDTLLLIGFVSRDKNKNYRLGSKLIRYANQGVDQLDLVELTLPYLEKLQKMIDETIHLGVLVDNEILYVNKLEAKHQTIRMSSRVGITRPLYSSAMGKAVLAELEEEEYLNYIKATTLVPYTEHTITNSLKLASELQKVRETGIAFDDEEMEKDIFCIGASLKKDGKIIGAFSVSMPKYRLTEDFKNQIIKAIVETKNELTQAVTH is encoded by the coding sequence ATGGAGAAAACGAAACCGTATGGAACTGTCCTATTAAGAGCTGCAAAAATTATGGATCATCTTTCAGAAAATCCAAATCAGTCTTTGCAAAACATTGCCCAAAATACAGAGATGACCACTTCTACTACATTGAAAATATTGGATACTTTATTGTTAATTGGCTTTGTTAGCAGGGATAAAAATAAAAATTATCGATTAGGATCGAAGCTTATTCGATATGCCAATCAAGGTGTAGACCAACTGGACTTAGTAGAGCTAACATTGCCGTATTTAGAAAAACTGCAAAAGATGATTGATGAAACAATCCACCTAGGTGTTCTCGTAGACAATGAAATTTTATATGTTAATAAGTTAGAGGCTAAACATCAGACAATAAGAATGTCATCAAGAGTAGGGATAACAAGACCTTTGTATAGTTCCGCAATGGGAAAAGCAGTTCTTGCAGAATTAGAAGAAGAGGAATACTTAAATTATATAAAGGCAACCACATTAGTTCCGTATACAGAACATACAATAACTAACTCTTTAAAATTAGCTTCTGAATTACAGAAAGTTAGAGAAACTGGCATTGCCTTTGATGATGAAGAAATGGAGAAAGATATTTTCTGTATTGGAGCTTCTTTAAAAAAAGATGGGAAAATCATCGGAGCATTTAGTGTAAGTATGCCAAAATATAGGCTCACAGAAGATTTTAAAAATCAAATAATTAAGGCTATCGTCGAGACAAAAAATGAGTTAACGCAAGCTGTGACTCACTAA